Proteins encoded together in one Variovorax paradoxus window:
- a CDS encoding LysR family transcriptional regulator, with the protein MQDLNDMVFFAEVAERGGFAAASRALGIPKSRLSRRVADLEHRLGVQLMQRSTRRLSLTPAGEIYLRHSAAMRDAAQAAAEAVAQVQTEPSGMVRLSCPISIAHSGLGRLLPQFMERYPAVRIDLRVMNRPVDLIEEGIDIALRVRPVIEDSTTLVAKVLGTSRAVLVMRPDLLEKQGPVKTPADLARLQTAAMSVNSEGRSEWRLEGPNGEIQVHVHTPRYVADDLATLQLAVLEGAGATLLPGYMCRGDVEAGRLARVLPEWGPPAVIAHMVFPARRALVPAVRRLIDFLAEHLHGSETGMY; encoded by the coding sequence ATGCAAGACCTCAACGACATGGTTTTCTTTGCTGAAGTGGCAGAACGCGGTGGCTTTGCCGCGGCGAGCCGTGCACTGGGCATTCCCAAATCGCGCTTGTCGCGCCGCGTGGCCGACTTGGAACACCGGCTCGGCGTGCAACTGATGCAGCGCAGCACACGGCGGCTTTCGCTCACCCCGGCTGGCGAGATCTACCTGAGGCATTCGGCTGCCATGCGCGACGCGGCGCAGGCGGCGGCCGAGGCGGTGGCGCAGGTGCAAACGGAACCCAGCGGCATGGTCCGGCTGAGTTGCCCGATCTCGATTGCCCACAGTGGGCTAGGGCGGCTGCTGCCGCAGTTCATGGAGCGCTACCCGGCCGTGCGGATCGATCTGCGGGTGATGAACAGGCCGGTCGACCTGATCGAAGAAGGCATCGACATTGCATTGCGCGTGCGTCCGGTCATAGAGGACAGCACGACGCTCGTGGCCAAGGTGCTGGGAACGAGCCGCGCGGTGCTGGTGATGAGGCCCGATCTGCTCGAAAAACAAGGACCTGTGAAAACGCCCGCCGATCTTGCGCGGCTGCAGACCGCGGCCATGTCGGTCAACAGCGAAGGGCGCAGCGAATGGCGGCTGGAGGGCCCGAACGGCGAAATCCAGGTGCATGTTCATACCCCGCGCTATGTGGCGGACGACCTGGCCACGCTGCAACTGGCCGTGCTCGAGGGCGCGGGCGCAACGCTGCTCCCCGGCTACATGTGCCGCGGCGACGTGGAGGCCGGCCGGCTCGCGAGGGTGCTGCCCGAGTGGGGGCCCCCTGCAGTCATTGCACACATGGTTTTTCCAGCCCGGCGGGCGCTTGTGCCGGCAGTCCGCCGCCTGATCGATTTCTTGGCCGAGCACCTGCATGGAAGCGAAACAGGCATGTATTGA
- a CDS encoding RBBP9/YdeN family alpha/beta hydrolase — protein MQTSVIIVPGWRDSGPGHWQSLWEQRIPGAARVVQDDWASPKREAWVATLARLVLESPGPVVIAAHSLGCIATTHLPAEAAARIRGALLVAPADPERRAVLSDFAPVPYAALPYRSIVVASSNDPYCPIRLAGAYSRAWGSEFVRMQNAGHINIDSGHGDWPLGLALLQSLTDEPAAWPGREFSETLATT, from the coding sequence ATGCAGACTTCCGTGATCATCGTGCCCGGCTGGCGCGACTCCGGGCCCGGCCATTGGCAGAGCCTGTGGGAGCAGCGCATTCCGGGCGCGGCACGGGTGGTGCAGGACGACTGGGCTTCGCCCAAGCGCGAAGCCTGGGTGGCCACGCTGGCCAGGCTGGTGCTCGAAAGCCCCGGCCCGGTGGTGATTGCCGCGCACAGCCTGGGCTGCATTGCGACGACGCACCTGCCAGCCGAGGCCGCCGCGCGCATTCGCGGCGCGCTGCTGGTGGCGCCGGCAGACCCCGAGCGCCGGGCCGTGCTGTCGGACTTTGCGCCGGTGCCGTATGCGGCCCTGCCGTACCGCAGCATCGTGGTGGCAAGCAGCAACGACCCGTATTGCCCAATCCGCCTGGCCGGCGCATATTCCCGCGCCTGGGGCAGTGAGTTTGTCCGCATGCAGAATGCGGGACATATCAACATCGATTCGGGGCATGGAGACTGGCCGCTCGGCCTGGCCTTGCTCCAGTCGTTGACCGACGAGCCCGCCGCCTGGCCGGGCCGTGAATTTTCAGAAACCTTGGCAACCACATGA
- the cysT gene encoding sulfate ABC transporter permease subunit CysT has product MSGAVSSALPSAGAPLSHVNRAGGSRRVLPGFHITLGFSIFYLCLIVLIPLSALVFKTFTLSWEQFWVAVTAPRVMASYRLTFGASLLAAMVNAVFGLLVAWVLVRYKFPGKRIVDALVDLPFALPTAVAGISLTALLAGNGWIGQLLEPHGIKLAFTPAGIVIALIFIGLPFVVRTVQPVLEDAEKELEEAATSLGATRLQTFTKVIFPSIAPALLTGFAMAFARAIGEYGSVIFIAGNMPMISEITPLIIIGKLEQYDFAGATAVALVMLVISFILLLVINGLQAWQRRRAGA; this is encoded by the coding sequence ATGAGCGGCGCTGTTTCTTCGGCGCTCCCGTCCGCGGGAGCGCCGCTTTCGCATGTGAACCGGGCAGGGGGCTCCAGGCGGGTGCTGCCGGGCTTTCACATCACGCTCGGCTTTTCGATTTTCTATCTCTGCCTGATCGTCCTGATCCCGCTGTCGGCGTTGGTCTTCAAGACCTTCACGCTCAGTTGGGAGCAGTTCTGGGTGGCGGTGACCGCGCCGCGCGTCATGGCCTCGTACCGGCTCACGTTCGGCGCATCGCTGCTCGCGGCCATGGTGAATGCGGTGTTCGGCTTGCTGGTGGCCTGGGTGCTGGTGCGCTACAAGTTTCCGGGCAAGCGAATCGTCGATGCGCTGGTGGACCTGCCTTTTGCCTTGCCCACGGCAGTGGCCGGCATCTCGCTCACCGCGCTGCTTGCGGGCAACGGATGGATCGGGCAATTGCTCGAGCCGCACGGCATCAAGCTGGCTTTCACGCCGGCGGGCATTGTCATTGCGCTGATCTTCATCGGCCTGCCGTTCGTGGTGCGCACCGTGCAGCCGGTGCTCGAAGATGCCGAGAAAGAGCTTGAAGAAGCCGCTACGTCGCTCGGCGCAACGCGCCTGCAGACCTTCACCAAGGTGATCTTCCCGTCGATTGCGCCTGCATTGCTCACCGGCTTTGCGATGGCCTTCGCGCGGGCCATCGGCGAATACGGCTCGGTGATTTTCATTGCCGGCAACATGCCGATGATTTCGGAGATCACGCCGCTCATCATCATCGGCAAGCTGGAGCAATACGACTTTGCCGGCGCAACCGCGGTCGCCCTCGTGATGCTGGTGATCTCGTTCATCCTGCTGCTGGTCATCAACGGCTTGCAAGCCTGGCAGCGCCGCCGCGCAGGAGCTTGA
- the cysW gene encoding sulfate ABC transporter permease subunit CysW yields MSAPSKVIRRAQAGTTESPWVRWLLIGIALAFMFLFLVLPLAAVATEALRKGLGAYLEALKEPDAWSAIRLTLITAAISVPLNLVFGVAAAWAIAKFEFRGKAFLTTLVDLPFAVSPVVAGLIYVLVFGAQGWLGPWLAEHDIKIIFAVPGIVLATVFVTFPFIARELVPLMQAQGTDEEQAAIVLGATGWQTFWRVTLPNIKWGLLYGVILCSARAMGEFGAVSVVSGHIRGQTNTMPLHVEVLYNEYQSVAAFAVASLLAILALVTLVIKSVIEWRHEREMKAIAELPPERPPEPTAA; encoded by the coding sequence ATGAGCGCCCCTTCCAAAGTCATTCGCCGCGCGCAGGCCGGTACCACCGAATCGCCCTGGGTGCGCTGGCTGCTGATCGGCATTGCGCTTGCGTTCATGTTCCTGTTTCTGGTGCTGCCGCTGGCGGCTGTGGCAACCGAGGCGCTGCGCAAGGGCCTTGGCGCCTACCTCGAAGCGCTGAAGGAACCCGACGCGTGGAGTGCGATTCGCCTCACGCTGATCACGGCCGCCATTTCGGTGCCGCTGAACCTGGTGTTCGGCGTTGCCGCAGCGTGGGCCATTGCCAAGTTCGAATTCCGCGGCAAGGCTTTTCTGACCACCCTGGTCGACCTGCCGTTTGCCGTTTCGCCGGTGGTGGCAGGCCTGATCTACGTGCTGGTGTTCGGGGCGCAGGGCTGGCTGGGCCCATGGCTTGCGGAGCACGACATCAAGATCATCTTTGCTGTGCCCGGCATCGTTCTGGCGACAGTGTTCGTGACCTTTCCGTTCATTGCGCGCGAGCTCGTGCCGCTGATGCAGGCGCAAGGCACCGACGAAGAGCAGGCGGCCATCGTGCTGGGCGCGACCGGCTGGCAGACCTTCTGGCGTGTGACCTTGCCCAACATCAAGTGGGGCCTGCTGTACGGGGTGATTCTTTGCAGCGCGCGCGCCATGGGCGAGTTTGGCGCGGTGTCGGTCGTGTCGGGCCACATCCGCGGACAGACCAACACGATGCCGCTGCATGTGGAAGTGCTCTACAACGAGTACCAGTCGGTGGCGGCGTTTGCGGTGGCCTCGCTGCTGGCCATCCTTGCGCTGGTCACGCTGGTGATCAAGTCGGTCATCGAATGGCGCCACGAACGTGAAATGAAGGCCATTGCCGAGCTGCCGCCGGAACGTCCGCCCGAGCCCACGGCGGCCTGA
- a CDS encoding sulfate/molybdate ABC transporter ATP-binding protein, protein MSIEIRNISKQFGDFRALNNVNLDVESGELVALLGPSGCGKTTLLRIIAGLETADTGSILFSGEDTTDVHVRERQVGFVFQHYALFRHMTVFENVAFGLRVKPRKERPSDAQIKQKVTDLLKLVQLDWLADRYPSQLSGGQRQRIALARALAVEPKVLLLDEPFGALDAKVRKELRRWLRRLHDELHVTSIFVTHDQEEALEVADRVVVINKGRIEQVGSPQEVWDQPASPFVYGFLGDVNLFHGRADNGAVQLDGMRLDSPEHSGARDAKAMAYVRPHDLTVERYTAGATGIVATLSRAIVVGPIARLELEPTETNPDNPGSGTIIEAQIPAQQFRELGLNEGDTVVATPRKARVFVEEDWVSP, encoded by the coding sequence ATGAGCATCGAAATCCGCAACATCAGCAAGCAGTTCGGCGACTTCCGCGCATTGAACAACGTCAACCTCGACGTCGAATCAGGCGAGCTTGTCGCGCTGCTCGGCCCATCGGGCTGCGGCAAGACCACGCTGCTGCGCATCATCGCGGGGCTGGAAACGGCCGACACCGGCAGCATTCTCTTTTCGGGCGAAGACACCACTGACGTGCATGTGCGCGAGCGGCAGGTGGGCTTCGTGTTTCAGCACTACGCGCTGTTCCGCCACATGACGGTGTTCGAGAACGTGGCTTTCGGCCTGCGTGTGAAGCCGCGCAAGGAGCGCCCGAGCGACGCGCAGATCAAGCAGAAGGTGACCGATCTGCTCAAGCTGGTTCAGCTCGACTGGCTGGCCGACCGCTATCCCTCGCAGCTCTCGGGCGGCCAGCGGCAGCGCATTGCATTGGCGCGCGCATTGGCGGTCGAACCCAAGGTGCTGCTGCTCGACGAACCCTTCGGCGCGCTCGACGCCAAGGTGCGCAAGGAACTGCGCCGCTGGCTGCGCCGGCTGCACGACGAGTTGCATGTCACCTCGATCTTTGTCACGCACGACCAGGAAGAAGCGCTCGAAGTGGCTGACCGCGTGGTGGTCATCAACAAGGGCCGCATCGAGCAGGTCGGTTCGCCGCAAGAGGTGTGGGACCAGCCCGCGAGTCCCTTCGTCTACGGCTTTCTGGGCGACGTGAACCTGTTCCATGGCCGGGCCGACAACGGCGCGGTGCAGCTGGACGGCATGCGCCTGGACTCGCCCGAGCACAGCGGTGCGCGCGATGCCAAGGCCATGGCCTATGTGCGCCCGCATGACCTCACCGTGGAGCGCTACACCGCCGGTGCCACCGGCATCGTGGCCACCTTGTCGCGCGCCATCGTGGTCGGCCCGATCGCGCGGCTGGAACTTGAGCCCACCGAAACGAATCCAGATAATCCGGGCTCCGGAACCATCATCGAGGCGCAAATCCCTGCGCAACAGTTCCGTGAACTGGGCTTGAACGAGGGCGACACAGTGGTTGCCACGCCGCGCAAGGCCCGGGTGTTCGTAGAAGAAGATTGGGTTTCCCCTTGA
- the panE gene encoding 2-dehydropantoate 2-reductase, translating into MRFLMVGAGALGGYFGGRLLEAGRDVTFLLRPRRAAQIEKTGLVVQSPFGNLQLPSPPHVLAEDIKVPFDVIVVGSKAYDLDSTMESFAPAVGPNTVILPLLNGMSHIERLVERFGDERVLGGLCMISATLDDEGRVLHLNDMHGLSYGERAGGRSARVDAIAAQFDGAKFSATASETISQDMWEKWVFIASAAGLTSLMRASIGDIASAGGQDVALSIFDECCAIAAHNGFAPRPAAVERGRAIMTAPGSPMTASMYKDIVRGAPVEADHIIGDLLGRAPAGRSPTPSVLRIAYVHLKAYEAQRARQAT; encoded by the coding sequence ATGAGATTCTTGATGGTGGGTGCCGGCGCACTCGGCGGTTATTTTGGCGGCCGTTTGCTGGAGGCGGGGCGCGATGTGACCTTTCTGCTGCGCCCCCGGCGCGCGGCGCAGATCGAGAAGACTGGCCTGGTGGTCCAGAGCCCGTTCGGCAATCTGCAATTGCCCTCGCCGCCGCATGTGCTGGCTGAAGACATCAAGGTGCCCTTCGACGTGATCGTGGTCGGCAGCAAGGCCTACGACCTCGACTCGACCATGGAGTCGTTCGCGCCGGCCGTCGGGCCGAACACGGTCATCCTGCCGCTGCTCAACGGCATGAGCCACATCGAGCGCCTGGTCGAGCGCTTCGGCGACGAACGCGTGCTGGGCGGCCTTTGCATGATCTCGGCCACGCTGGACGACGAAGGCCGCGTGCTGCACCTCAACGACATGCACGGCCTGAGCTACGGCGAGCGCGCGGGCGGGCGATCGGCCCGCGTCGATGCCATCGCGGCCCAGTTCGACGGTGCAAAGTTCAGTGCGACCGCAAGCGAAACCATTTCGCAGGACATGTGGGAGAAATGGGTCTTCATCGCTTCGGCGGCGGGCCTCACCAGCCTGATGCGTGCATCCATCGGGGACATCGCCAGCGCGGGCGGCCAGGACGTGGCGCTTTCGATCTTCGACGAATGCTGCGCCATTGCCGCGCACAACGGCTTCGCGCCGCGCCCGGCAGCCGTCGAGCGCGGCCGCGCCATCATGACGGCGCCGGGTTCGCCGATGACCGCATCCATGTACAAAGACATCGTGCGCGGTGCGCCGGTCGAGGCGGACCACATCATCGGAGACCTGCTTGGCCGTGCGCCCGCCGGCCGGTCGCCAACACCTTCGGTGCTGCGCATCGCCTACGTTCACCTGAAAGCCTACGAGGCGCAGCGCGCCCGCCAAGCCACCTGA
- a CDS encoding mobilization protein, which translates to MSSINFIGGEKGGVGKSVTARVLAQYFIDHSRPFTGFDTDRSHSSFTRFYEGFASPIVVDSFEGLDTVVNGFETNPQQSVIVDLAAQTLAPLSRWIKESDLFDVFVELGVAVNFWHVLDDGKDSTDLLGTLIDTFGNRPNYIVVQNYGRGSDFGMLLASQSLSKATANGARVITLPRLHEASMRKIDAQNTSFWKAVNDREGPHALGLLERQRVKSWLATAYAAFDTLPL; encoded by the coding sequence ATGAGCTCCATCAATTTCATCGGCGGCGAAAAAGGCGGTGTCGGCAAGTCGGTTACCGCGCGCGTGCTGGCGCAGTACTTCATCGACCACAGCCGGCCTTTCACGGGCTTCGACACCGACCGCTCGCACAGCTCGTTCACCCGCTTCTACGAAGGCTTTGCATCGCCCATCGTGGTCGACAGCTTCGAGGGGCTCGACACCGTGGTGAACGGTTTCGAAACCAATCCGCAGCAAAGCGTCATCGTCGACCTGGCCGCCCAGACGCTCGCGCCGCTGTCGCGCTGGATCAAGGAGTCGGATCTGTTCGACGTGTTCGTCGAACTGGGCGTGGCCGTCAACTTCTGGCATGTGCTGGACGACGGCAAGGACTCCACCGACCTGCTCGGCACGCTGATCGACACCTTCGGCAACCGGCCCAACTACATCGTGGTGCAGAACTACGGCCGCGGCAGCGACTTTGGCATGCTGCTCGCGTCGCAGTCGCTCTCCAAGGCCACCGCGAACGGCGCCCGCGTGATCACCCTGCCGCGCCTGCACGAGGCGAGCATGCGCAAGATCGATGCGCAGAACACCAGCTTCTGGAAGGCCGTGAACGACCGGGAAGGCCCTCACGCGCTGGGCTTGCTGGAGCGCCAGCGCGTGAAGTCCTGGCTGGCCACCGCCTACGCGGCTTTCGACACCCTGCCGCTGTAA
- a CDS encoding Asp/Glu/hydantoin racemase, producing the protein MTDAIAFLHTAQVHVPTFEQLTREIAPELEVRHLVREELLHEARATGIDNPKLAARVHDAMREAASDGAAVVACTCSTIGGIAEKTATGGAFTAQRIDRAMAERAVRAGPRVLIAAALESTLEPTTALILSTAAQAGAGVRPSVLWVEEAWPYFEAGDTARYIETLARAIRTAAVAADAVVLAQASMAPVAHELADLGIEVLASPAPGVAHAVATLRASRTAWAAQAAALAAPGAFTAPI; encoded by the coding sequence ATGACCGATGCCATCGCGTTTCTCCACACCGCGCAGGTCCATGTGCCGACTTTCGAGCAACTCACCCGCGAGATTGCGCCCGAGTTGGAGGTGCGTCATCTGGTGAGAGAAGAGCTGTTGCACGAAGCCCGCGCGACCGGCATCGACAACCCCAAGCTCGCCGCCCGCGTGCACGACGCCATGCGAGAAGCCGCATCCGACGGCGCGGCCGTGGTTGCATGCACCTGCTCCACCATTGGCGGCATTGCGGAAAAAACGGCGACGGGCGGCGCCTTTACCGCCCAGCGCATCGATCGCGCAATGGCCGAACGTGCCGTGCGCGCCGGTCCGCGCGTGCTGATTGCGGCGGCGCTCGAAAGCACGCTCGAGCCTACGACAGCGCTCATTCTTTCAACCGCCGCGCAGGCCGGTGCCGGCGTCAGGCCGAGCGTGCTCTGGGTCGAGGAAGCCTGGCCGTACTTCGAGGCCGGCGACACCGCCCGCTATATCGAGACGCTGGCCAGGGCAATCCGCACCGCCGCTGTCGCCGCCGACGCGGTGGTTCTGGCGCAAGCCTCCATGGCGCCCGTTGCGCATGAGCTCGCAGACCTTGGGATCGAGGTGCTCGCGAGTCCGGCCCCAGGGGTCGCGCACGCGGTGGCAACGCTGCGCGCCTCGCGCACGGCATGGGCCGCGCAGGCCGCAGCGCTCGCTGCGCCCGGAGCTTTCACTGCTCCGATTTGA
- a CDS encoding sulfate ABC transporter substrate-binding protein, with translation MTSRLKTFAAVLALASSAFAGSAFAQGTTLLNASYDVAREFYKDYNAAFVAHYKKATGKDVKIDQSHGGSSAQARAVADGLDADVVTMNTSTDIDFLANAGVVAKDWNKQFPENASPTTSTMLFLVRNGNPKGIKDWEDLVKPGVQVVIVNPKTGGNGRYAYLAAWGYVKKKGGTDAQAAEFVGKLFKNVPVLARGGRDATTAFLQRNIGDALITFESEVVSIDREFGTGKVDSVYPSISIVAENPVALVERTTKKKGTAELAKAYLDWLYSEEAQEIAAKHALRPRSQAVLKKHAATFKPLQLFTVQELFGSLGDAQKVHFNDGGQFDKLYTPGAK, from the coding sequence ATGACTTCCAGACTCAAGACCTTCGCCGCCGTGCTCGCGTTGGCGTCCTCCGCATTCGCAGGCAGCGCCTTTGCCCAAGGCACCACGCTGCTGAACGCCTCGTACGACGTGGCGCGCGAGTTCTACAAGGACTACAACGCGGCGTTCGTGGCCCACTACAAGAAGGCCACGGGCAAGGACGTGAAGATCGACCAGTCGCATGGCGGCTCCAGCGCGCAGGCGCGCGCTGTGGCTGACGGCCTCGATGCCGATGTGGTGACCATGAACACATCCACCGACATCGACTTCCTGGCCAACGCCGGAGTGGTGGCCAAGGACTGGAACAAGCAGTTTCCCGAGAACGCATCGCCGACCACGTCGACCATGCTGTTCCTGGTGCGCAACGGCAACCCCAAGGGCATCAAGGACTGGGAAGACCTGGTCAAGCCGGGCGTGCAGGTCGTCATCGTCAATCCCAAGACCGGCGGCAACGGGCGCTATGCGTACCTTGCGGCCTGGGGCTACGTGAAGAAGAAGGGCGGCACCGACGCACAAGCGGCCGAGTTCGTCGGCAAGCTGTTCAAGAACGTGCCGGTGCTGGCGCGCGGCGGCCGCGACGCGACCACCGCCTTCCTGCAGCGCAATATCGGCGACGCGCTCATCACGTTCGAATCCGAAGTGGTGTCGATCGACCGCGAGTTCGGCACGGGCAAGGTCGATTCGGTCTATCCGTCGATCAGCATCGTGGCCGAAAACCCGGTGGCGCTGGTCGAGCGCACGACCAAGAAGAAGGGCACGGCCGAGCTCGCCAAGGCCTACCTCGACTGGCTCTATTCCGAAGAAGCGCAGGAAATTGCGGCCAAGCATGCGCTGCGCCCGCGCTCGCAGGCCGTGCTCAAGAAGCACGCCGCCACCTTCAAGCCGCTGCAGCTGTTCACGGTGCAGGAACTGTTCGGCAGCCTTGGCGATGCACAGAAGGTGCACTTCAACGACGGCGGCCAGTTCGACAAGCTGTACACGCCCGGCGCAAAGTAA
- a CDS encoding disulfide bond formation protein B: MIDWYFGAPRRAYGLICLACVLMLAFGLYLQHVVGLEPCPMCIVQRYALVLVALFTGLAAVFRSRGLQVTGGVLALVSAVGGAYTAAAQSWLQWYPPEVVSCGRDLYGMIETFPLKRALPMIFRGGGDCSKVDWSLFGLTLANWSFVAFFVLAVLLLVLIFRRRPAAR, from the coding sequence TTGATCGATTGGTATTTTGGCGCGCCGCGCCGTGCGTATGGGCTGATTTGCCTGGCCTGCGTTCTCATGCTGGCCTTCGGGCTCTACCTGCAGCACGTGGTGGGCCTGGAGCCTTGCCCGATGTGCATCGTGCAGCGGTATGCGCTGGTGTTGGTGGCGCTCTTCACCGGGCTGGCCGCCGTGTTCCGCAGCCGCGGCCTGCAGGTAACCGGCGGCGTCCTGGCGTTGGTGTCGGCTGTTGGCGGCGCCTATACGGCCGCCGCGCAGAGCTGGCTGCAGTGGTATCCGCCCGAGGTCGTCTCGTGCGGCCGCGACCTGTACGGAATGATCGAGACCTTTCCGCTCAAGCGGGCGCTGCCGATGATCTTTCGTGGTGGCGGCGATTGCTCGAAGGTCGACTGGTCGCTCTTCGGCCTGACGCTGGCGAACTGGTCGTTCGTCGCCTTCTTCGTTCTTGCGGTTTTGCTGCTGGTGCTGATCTTCCGCAGGCGCCCGGCGGCGCGCTGA
- a CDS encoding FMN-dependent NADH-azoreductase, giving the protein MKLLHVDSSILGTNSTSRLLTAEIVAAWKTAHPDTTVEYLDLAADTPPHFSADALGIKTGVQAQPTEAQQRENELSEKLVSQFLASDVIVVGAPLYNFSVPTQLKAWIDRLAQIGRTFKYTDKGPVGLAGGKTVIVASSRGGIYSTSEGGRALEHQESYLKAIFGFFGITDVRYVRAEGLAMGDAPKAAALAAARADILAATAEAANQKDVAQAA; this is encoded by the coding sequence ATGAAACTGCTCCACGTAGATTCCAGCATCCTGGGTACCAACTCGACCTCCCGCCTTCTCACTGCCGAGATCGTGGCAGCCTGGAAGACCGCGCACCCGGACACCACGGTCGAATACCTCGACCTGGCAGCCGACACGCCGCCGCACTTCAGCGCCGATGCGCTGGGCATCAAGACGGGCGTGCAGGCCCAGCCGACCGAAGCGCAGCAGCGCGAGAACGAACTCTCCGAAAAGCTCGTGAGCCAGTTTCTCGCCTCGGACGTCATCGTTGTGGGCGCGCCGCTGTACAACTTCTCTGTTCCGACCCAGCTCAAGGCCTGGATCGACCGCCTCGCCCAGATCGGCCGCACCTTCAAGTACACCGACAAGGGCCCCGTGGGCCTGGCCGGCGGCAAGACCGTGATCGTGGCTTCGAGCCGCGGCGGCATCTACTCGACCTCCGAAGGCGGCCGGGCCCTGGAACATCAAGAGAGCTACCTGAAGGCGATCTTCGGCTTCTTCGGCATTACCGACGTGCGATACGTGCGCGCCGAAGGTCTTGCCATGGGTGACGCACCCAAGGCCGCCGCGCTGGCCGCAGCTCGCGCAGACATCCTCGCGGCAACGGCCGAAGCCGCCAACCAGAAGGACGTGGCACAAGCCGCCTGA
- a CDS encoding NADPH-dependent FMN reductase, giving the protein MSQTRIAVIVGSLRKDSYNQKLALALAHLAPSDFTFEHLRIDDLPLYNQDDDGNQAPSVKRLKTEIAAADGLLFVTPEYNRSFPGLLKNAIDHASRPYGQSAWAGKPAAVVGISVGATGTALAQQHLRNVLAYLDVPTLGAPEIFLQFKDGLFDDKGHIGNDGTKKFLQGWMDKYVAWIKAHSGA; this is encoded by the coding sequence ATGAGCCAGACCCGAATTGCCGTCATCGTGGGCAGCCTTCGCAAGGATTCGTACAACCAGAAGCTCGCCCTTGCGCTGGCGCACCTCGCACCATCGGATTTCACCTTCGAGCATTTGCGCATTGATGACTTGCCCCTGTACAACCAGGACGACGACGGCAACCAGGCGCCTTCGGTGAAACGGCTCAAGACCGAGATTGCCGCGGCCGATGGCTTGTTGTTCGTTACGCCCGAATACAACCGCTCATTCCCCGGCCTGCTGAAGAACGCGATCGACCATGCTTCGCGTCCCTACGGTCAAAGTGCCTGGGCGGGCAAGCCTGCGGCCGTGGTGGGGATCTCGGTGGGCGCCACCGGCACCGCGCTGGCACAGCAGCACTTGCGCAACGTGCTGGCGTATCTCGACGTTCCGACGCTGGGCGCGCCCGAGATATTCCTGCAGTTCAAGGACGGCCTGTTCGACGACAAGGGCCACATCGGCAACGATGGAACGAAGAAGTTCCTGCAGGGGTGGATGGACAAGTACGTTGCCTGGATCAAGGCGCACTCGGGCGCCTGA
- a CDS encoding peroxiredoxin — protein sequence MATLRLGDTAPNFTQDSSEGPLDFYQWAGDSWVVFFSHPADFTPVCTTELGKTAALSGEFAKRGVKPIALSVDPATKHKEWIGDINETQNTTVNFPIVADHDRKVADLYDLIHPNASATATVRSVFIIDPKKVIRATITYPASTGRNFDEILRVIDSLQLTDSHKVATPVNWKDGDDVVIIPSIQDPAELAERFPKGFKAVKPYLRITPQPNK from the coding sequence ATGGCGACCCTGCGACTCGGCGACACAGCCCCCAATTTCACCCAGGATTCCAGCGAAGGCCCCCTCGACTTCTATCAGTGGGCTGGCGATTCTTGGGTCGTGTTCTTCTCGCACCCTGCCGATTTCACGCCCGTTTGCACCACCGAGCTCGGCAAGACCGCGGCGCTGTCGGGCGAATTTGCCAAGCGCGGCGTGAAGCCCATCGCGCTGAGCGTCGACCCGGCCACCAAGCACAAGGAATGGATCGGCGACATCAACGAGACGCAGAACACCACGGTGAACTTTCCGATCGTGGCCGACCACGATCGTAAGGTGGCCGACCTGTACGACCTGATCCACCCGAACGCATCGGCCACGGCCACGGTGCGCAGCGTGTTCATCATCGATCCGAAGAAGGTGATTCGCGCCACCATCACGTACCCGGCTTCCACAGGCCGCAATTTCGACGAAATCCTGCGCGTGATCGACTCGCTGCAGCTCACCGACAGCCACAAGGTGGCCACGCCCGTGAACTGGAAGGACGGCGACGACGTGGTCATCATCCCGAGCATCCAGGACCCGGCTGAACTGGCAGAGCGCTTTCCCAAGGGCTTCAAGGCCGTGAAGCCTTACCTGCGCATCACGCCGCAGCCCAACAAGTAA